Genomic window (Desulforapulum autotrophicum HRM2):
GCAGTGCATATATGGCTTCGGCAAGTCCGGCTGTTCTGCCGGTGATCACATAGTCGGTTCCCTTGATGCGGATGATGTTTGCAATTTCTGAAAAGGCCTTTGCCGAGATAAAGGCGCCCAGGGCCTGTTCATGGGATTTGTTCGCCCAGAAAAGCCGGCCGGCCTTTTGGTTCAAGGCTTCGTATTCTCCGGGGTTCAGGTGTTTCAAAAGATCCGCCTTGAGAAAATCCCGGAACAGATGATTGTATTTAAACACGGGCCAGCGATCGTCCGGCTCAATCTTCTGGATAAACAGATTTCGCTGTTCAAGTTCGTTTAGAACAGACACGGCATCAATGTTGGTGAAAAAATCTTTGAGTATCCGTGTATCCAGGATGTCAAATATCGCTGTCTGCATCAAAAAATGTCGGGTTTCCAGGGGTAGAGAGTTGTAAATTTCCAGGGAAAAGTATGAGAACGCTTCAGACGACAGGTGACCTGGCAGATTTTCAAGGTTCTGGGTTCGCCTGAGGGATTCAGAAACCAGGACAAGCCCCCCTGCCCAGCCGTCGGTGATGTTGAATATTTTTTCAATATCCTCGGGGATCATGGTGTCTTTTTGCCGGAAAAAAGCCAGGGTTTCGTCCAGGGTAAAGGCAAGGTCTTCATTGTTGAGGGCAAAAAGGGTCTGGTTTATTTTAAACTGGGGCAGATTTAACGGCGGCAGGGTCCTGGACACAAGAAAAAATCGGATGCCATGGGGGGGGTTGGCCAGGAGCTGCTCAATCAGGGCGAAGGCTGACCCTCGATCATCCAGGTTTTCCATGTCGTCAAGTACCAGGTTCAGGGGAAAATCGATCTGTTCAAAAATCAGGGAAAGGGTTTCAATCTGGCGTAAAAGGTCCTGGCGAATGCCAAGAGTGGTCTGGGGGATCTGGATGTTTTGACTCTTACGCCCCTTGTCTGTCTGCCGATCACTCCTTTGCTGGAAAAGTTGATGGATGCCGTTGATGATAATATCAAACAGGGTGGTGTGGTCGGAGGCTTCAGGTGTCAGATGGCACCAGAGGCAGTCCTGGTGCTCTCTGTCCAGAAATGAGGCCACCAGGGTGGATTTTCCCTGGGCGGCCTGGCCGGTGACCAGAAAAATCCGGCAGTGGCCATGGTCGGCAAGGAGGTTGAGGAGCCTTGTTCTCGGCACAAGGTCGGAGACCTGGGGAATGCGGCAGTTTACAGGTGTCAAACCCCTGACTCCTCTGGCGGATCGGTTTCAAGGACGGCCATCCGTTCCATACCTGCCATTTGAAAAAAACGAAGGTAGTTATAGGACAGGCCTTTCATGTGGATTTTTATTCCCCGTTTCCTTATCTGCTGAAGGCTCTCCATGAAAAGGGTGATCCCCTCCCTGTCAATTGAGAACAGATCGTCAAACCAGAAATTGATCCGGGTGATCGATTGCCTGGGTTCGGAGTGCCAGGGGCCGATAAAGATTTTTTTTTCAGACCCGGACAATTTGCCCTGGAGGTGGATATCAATGCGGGTTCCCGATCGCACATGGTTTAACTCAAACGACTGTTCACCAGGCAGTAACGCTCTTTTTTCCGCCCGTTCAAGGGCCGCATTCAGTGCCGTTCGTTCCACGGGCTTGTTGATAAAATCAGATGCGTCAAGATCCAGGGCTTCCAGGGCTTTTTCCATGTCGCCGTGTCCTGTGATGATGATCACCTGGCTTTCCGGGTTAAATTGTCGAATCTGTCTTAACACTTCAATGCCGTCCATGCCGGGCATCTTGAGGTCGGTAAAGACAATTCCAGGCAATATCTCTTTAAACCGTGTTAATCCCTGTTCTCCGTTTTCAGCCGTATGGACCTCATATCCATAGGCGGTCAGAAAAAGTTTAAACATGGCAAGGGTGGGTTTTTCATCATCAATGACCAGTATTTTCATTGTTGAGAGGTCCTTTGGGGGTGGTTTTGAATTTGTGCCGGAAACAGTATCTTAAAGCTCGTGCCGGTGAGGGGTGTACTTTCAACGCTGATGGTTCCGTTGTAATCCCGGATAATACCCTGGATAATGGGCAGGCCCAGACCCATGCCCTCCCCCATTTCCTTGGTGGTGAAAAAAGAGTCAAAGATATTGTCCATCTGTCCGGGTTTGATGCCGATGCCGTTGTCGGTAACGGTCAGGGCAACCATCTGACCATGGGAAAAAGAGGAGATTTCAATTTTTCCCTGCTTAATATCCATCTGTGTTTCCACTCGCTCATTAATGGCATCCCTGGCATTGGTGATCAGGTTGAAAATAACCTGTTCCATGCGGTTGTTATGGGCCATGATTTTTGGAAGAAAATTGTCCAGACAAAGGGTGATGTCGATGTTCTGCAGGGCGATCTGTCGACCGATGATCTTGTGGACAGACTTGACGCACTGGTTTAGATCAATGGGGTCCCTTGAAAAGTCCGCCTTTCTGGAAAAGGTTTTTAACCGGCCCACAATTTCCGATGCCCGGGTGACCTGGGCGCTTATTTCCGTCAGCACCATGGTGAGATCAGCGGGTTTTACGGCCCGGTTCTGCTCGTTCATCATGCACAGATATTCACTGCCCATTTTAATGGCGTTCAGGGGCTGGTTTATTTCATGGGCAATGCCTGCGGACATTTTTTCAAGGTTGGTCATTTTAGACGCCTGGATCAGCAGGGAGTCTTTTTCAACAAGCTCTGTAATGTCCGTGGTTGCAACGATGATCACATCCCTGCCAGGGTATTCAGCCTGGCAGGCATGGATATTGACAAATACGGCGTCGCCGTTTTTTTTAAAAAACCGTACCTTGGACGAAAGAACAATGGCTTGTCCAATGGGATAGGACTTTGAAAATTCATGTTTTTCAAGGTCTCCCAGGTTCAGCAGGCTCATTCCCACGAGTTCATCGCTTTCATACCCGAACAGTTCTGTGGCTTTTGGATTGGCATCCAGGATTTCAAAGTTGGGTTTTTGGATGACAAATATGGGGTTGGGTCCGCTCTGGAACAGGGAATGATATTTTTTCCTGGACTCCCTGAGCTTGTCAGTGGAGGCTTTGAGTTCTGCGGCCATATTGATGAATGAATTGGTCAGAACGGAGATTTCATCATCCCCGGCACCCGGTTCCATGGCCAGGGATGTGTTTCGGGCTGCCTCGATGTTGAAATCGCCCTTTGTCAGCTGGTCCATGTATTGGATCAGGGAGGATATGGGTTTGGTAATGTGGAGGGAAAGGCGGTGGCTTAAAAAGAAAAAAATAATGGTGACCACGGACAGAAAGCTTAAAAACAGGAGTCGAAGCCGGGCAATGAGACTGTCGATGTGGTGCTGGTTTAACCCCATCTGCACCGAACCAATTGTATATATTCCCTCTTTTACCGGTACGGTGACGTGGAAAACCCAGTGGCGGTCAACCTGCATTTGAACGATGCTTTCAACCGAATGATCGGTTTTTTCCATGCCGTATTTAAAGGTTTCGGGCAGACCCGTGGTAAAGGTGTGGGCAAGGATCCGGCCGGCCTTGTCGCAGATTAAAACATAAAGGGCTATATCCTTGCGGTTTCCCAGGCGGGCGTCATAGGCAAGGGCTGTTAACTCGGGCCGGTTTTTAGTCAGGATAAATCCCCTGGAACTGTCAGCAATACTCTGGGATATTCCCACCCCCCTTGTCTTCAGTTCGTTGGTCAGGCTTGTTATCAAAAGGGAACGGGTAAACAGGGCGATCAATATGCTGACAATCAGGGTAAACCCCAGGCATGAGATGAAGATTTTGTTTTTCAGTGTCAGGTCATTGAAAAATTTCATGGAAACAGCACCAGCCTGCCCTGTTTGATCTGGGTGAAATAGACCCGGTCCAGGCCCTGATGATCATCCCTGGCAAATGAAAGGGGGTTTTGTATGCCCAGGTCAAATTCATGGATGGACTCAATGGCATTTATGAACTTTTTCCGGGTGAGCTCTCTTCCGGAAAGTTCCAGACCCCTGACCAGAATTTTTGCATTGATATATCCTTCAAGGCCCACAAAACTGGGCAGGCTCGAAGGGTAATATCGTTTCAACATCTCCATGTAGTCTTTGACGCCGGGCAGGGCCATGCCGTCTTCAAGGGCATGGGGGGGCGGCACCACCTGGGTCACCAGAACCCCCTCTCCCAGGGGCCCGAGCCTTCTTGCAAGCTCCTTGGAGCCCACAAACGAAACATTGTAAAAAAGTGGCGCAAACTGCTGAATCCTGGCCAGCTGGATGAACCTGGCGCACGAGTCATAGGTGCCGATCATGACCACGGCCTGGGCTTTGGATGCGGCAATCTGTTCCAGGCCTGTTTCCACATCAATGGTCCCCCGGACATAGGTTCCCTTTGCCACGGGGATCAGGTCGTATTGTTTCAGGGCAATTTCAGCTCCCCTGAGCCCGTCAAGCCCATACTCGTCATACTGGTAAAACACGGCCACCCGGTCAAATTGATATTTTTTGACCATCAAATCCACTGCCGCACTGATCTCCTGGTAATAGGAGGCCCGGCTGTTGATCAGGAAGCGGTTAAAGGGTTCCCTGAGCCGGTTGGCACCGGTAAGCATTCCTAAAAGCGGGATTTTTGCCTCATTGACCAGGGGGATGATCCGCACGGTTGTCGGTGTTCCCACGTAGCAGAACAGGGAAAAAACCCCGTGTTCAGCAATGAGCTGCTGGGTATTGTAAAGGCATCGTGCAGGGTCGTATCCGTCGTCCAGGGCGATCAGATTGATTTTGCGGCCATGGATGCCGCCGGTTTCATTGATGTGGTTGATGTATGCCATTGCTCCGTGGAGCATGTGGGTGCCAAGGTATCCGGCATGGCCACCAAGGGCCAGGGAGGATCCGATGCGGATTTCGTCTGTTGTGATCCCGGTCTGGTTCTCCCCGGGAGAGAGAATGTCCTCTCCCCTGGTGCAGCCGAGTATCACCATGAAAACGAGCAGTATGCCAAGCCTTTGAATCACGGTTTTCCCCTGTGTTGAACCTGGGTTGTTCGTTTATCAAATTGTTAACAACCAATAAAACCAGGATAAATTAGCGGGCAGATAATGTCAATCTGCCAGGGTGTAGCAGGTAATTTTAGTTGATGATAGGTTTTAGCTATCACTAAACCCCTGGTCTTCCCCCATTGCAATGTTTACAATTCGGTCATAGTTTATTTCTAACACAGGACGGACAAGAGAATCCTGATAAATAAAAAAAACTAATTACGAATGAGGTAATATAATGACAAACCATAGAGAAGAAAATTATATTGAAAGTGACGATGAAAGAAGAGAAGGTCATGTGGACACCAGGCAGGCAAATTTTGAGTGTGAAAATCCTGACAGTCATCTTGGATGTGACCCGGGGATTGATGTTGCGGGATGATGGTTAATTGAAAACGGCAGAGCTTCAAAGTCAAAGGCAATACTTTTAATTGAAAAAAACTTATTAACGGGGTGATTCCATGACAAAAGAAAAAATTGATAATTTTGTTGAAAGTGAAGACGAACGAAATGAGGGCCATGTAGATACCAGACACCATAATTTTGAATGTGAGACACCTGACAAAAACCTTGGTTGTGATCCTGGAATTGATGTTGCCGGATGATGGGCATTAAAAGCAGGGCCTCTCTGAGGCTCTGCCATCTTTTTAAATTTAAAAATTAAATGTCTGACGAGCAGGCAATGACTGCTGCTCCTAACCCGACCTCCATAAATATAATTTTAAGATTTTTTCAGGGGTTTGCCAGGTCTGTATTGGCAAACCCTTTTCCTGTTTTTAAAAGACCCTGGTAGAGCTTAAGATCTTCAGGGGTGTCAATGTCAAACCAGGTTTTTTCAATTTTGACCGTCAGGCCCGATGCCCTGGCAAGGGTGGTTTTAAACACATCCGGGGTGCTCCATTCCATGTTTTCAAACAGGGGTAAAACCGAGATCCCCCGTTGACATCCGATCATGTAATAACCACCGTCCCTTGCAGGACCGATTACCATTTGATCGTTTACAAGATGGTTGAAAAAAAGGTTGACATCCCATGCGTTCACAAGGGGAATGTCGCTGCCCATTAAGATTACCCGGGAATATTGACGATCAAAGGACTCTTCAATGGCCCTTGCCATGCGTTCACCAAGGTCCCTGCCCTTTTGAACAAAAAAATTAAGATTGCTGCCGAATTTTAATCGATATTGGTCAATGGGCCGGCTGTCATCCACGTAACATGCCAGGTCATAACCCGCCGGGCCGGAGTGGAGTGTGGTTCCCTTGTCCAACGAACAATGAAATGTTTCTGAATGTAAAGCGTTGGCCGGCGTTTCCCATAAACGATCACAGGTAAGATCCAGAATCTGCTGTTTGACCAGTTCCTCGTATACCAGGGCCGATCGTTTGTATCCGATCTTACGGCCAAGTCTGGTTTTTACCCGGCCGGGTTCCGGGTATTTGATAAAAACGATCAACAGGTTTTCCATGGACGTGGGCTGATCCTTATTTTCCATCAATAGAATTTAATCAGAATTCGCGGGGGAACCCCAAGGTAGTAAAGCATGGCTATAATCGGATTGCGGACCATGGTCCAGCAAATTCCCTGGTTTATCCATCTTCTGGCAGAGGTCGACACCTTCTGGGGCAGGATTTTGAAGGGTTCCCCGGATTTTTTTATCTTCTGCATCAGGGCAATATCTTCCATCAGGGGAATTTCGTCAAACCCATGGATCCTGTTAAACAGCTCTTTTTTCAGGAAGATGGCCTGGTCTCCATAGGGAATTTTCGTGATCCTTGACCGGAACGAGGCAATTTTTGATATGAGTTTTATCAGGGGGTGTGAACTGTCGATGTGAAGATCAAAGGCACCGCCTGAAAATCCCTGGGCCAGAGTCTCCACGATCAGTCCATGGAAATCACGGGGCAGGCGGGTGTCTGCGTGGAGAAAAAGCAGGACATCTCCACGGGCCATGGCAGCCCCCGCATTTTGCTGAAGGGCCCGGCCCCTGGAAGCGGTGATTTTTTTGATGGCAGGCCAGGTTGTTTGGGCTTTGGATATCCGGCCAATGGTCGAACCTTCTGGATCGCCGTCCACCACAATGATTTCCATTTCCCGGTGTTTGGTTTGTTCAACAAGATCACACAGGAACAGGTCAATATCCGCCTCATGGAGCACAGGGACAATTGCAGTGAGGGAGATGGGTTGTTTTGTGTTTAGATCCATCTGCGGTAAAGCCTTGCCAGGGTCAGGTCCAGTACCAGAAACAGCAGCAAAGGCGGCACAAGGGAGAGAAGGGTGAGTGCCGAGGCAAGGGACCAGTCCGTTGAGTTGAGAAAGGGGAACAGATACCCTGAGTAGGAGGGCACACTGCCGCCGCCAATGAGAAACACCAAAAAATAGTCTGAGAATGCCACCAGAAAAACGATGGATCCCCCGGCCACCAGGGCAGGCAGCAGCTGGGGTATTTCAATTTCCCATAGGATCTGCCGGGAACCTGCCCCCAGGTTCCGAGCACAGGCCAGGGCATCGGGATCAATGGTGGCATACCCTGCCATCAGGGCCCTTAACATATAGGGATAGCTGTAGATGGAAAGGATCAGTGCCACTCCCAGATGGGTGTCGGCCAGACCCAGGCGGATGAAAATCATGTGGACGCCAATGGAAAAGGTCATGACCGGCAGCACGGCCGGGGCCAGCAGCAGGCTTTCAACCAGGCGCTGTCCTGGAAAATTCGATCGGCTCAATACCGATGCCGGCAGGAGGGAATAGACAATGGACATAAAAACCGCAGCCATGGAGTATAGAAACGACGATCCCATACTGGTAAGTATGCTGATGGCGTTTTTTTTCAGGTAGACCAGGGTTCTCAGATCCATGGTGTCGGGCAGCAGGGAGGGAAAGGCCCAGCGTCCGGCAAAGCTGTACAAGGCCAGCACCACCAGGGGAAGGACAAACAGGGTCCATATGAGCATCACCTTGGTCTTATCCCTGGTCATGCATCACTTCCGTTGTGTTTATGCCCCAGTTTATAGCTTATCTGAAAATAGACAACGGCCAGGAGGGCACAGATCAGAAACATAATCACCAGCAGGGCCATTGCCACGGGCCGTTCTGAAAGGTCGTGCATGAAATAATAGTTGTACACCTGGAGGCTCAGCATCCCGGGGTTGGCTGTTCCCAGGATATAGGGAATTTCAAAGGCCCCGAAGCTGTATATAAAGAGAATCAAAAAGGTGGTGACAAGGATCTCCCTTAGCTGTGGCAGAACCACCAGGAAAAAAATGCGCATCCTTCCGGCGCCCAGCTGTCGGGCCGTCTCAAGGTAGCGCCGGTCAAACTTCACCAGGACAGACATGGCCATGAGGGTGACAAACGAGCACTCTTTTGCCGTGTAAGCCGCAATCTCTCCAATGCCGTATCTGCTGAAAATCAGATTTGGAAACTCCTGGATGCCGGAAATAATGCCAAGGCTGTGGCAGATGGACGAAATGATACCTGACCGGCTGAGAAAAATCATGGTGATGAAGGCCACGGCAATGTGGGGCAGGATAATGGGAATTTTATACACCATGGTTTTAACTGCCATGGCAGGGGGCAGTTTCCATATGGTGTAGGCAAGTACGGTCCCGATCACAATGGCCAGGAAAGACGAGACCAGGGCCACATACAACGAGAACAGTATGGACAGGGTGAAATGGCCGTGGGTAATGATGATTTTATAGGCCGCCCAGATGGAATCATAGTGAACAAGGGGGTTCATCATTCCAAACGACTGGAAAAGGGTCACACCAATGCCGCCGACAAAGAACACGACAAAGGGCAGCAGTGCCGGTAAAAGTTTCAGATACGGCACCATGGTTTATTTTCCCAGCACGAACCGCTGCCAGTCGGTTTCCAGCCGTGTCAGGTACTCTGATGGAATTTCCGGAACTGCATTGCGGTTGAGAAGATCAATGTCAAGGGTGGCATCGCCAAGGTCAAGCTTGTCAAAATTCTGCCGTGCCTCTGTCGGCAGTTTTTCCATGTCAAGTACGGTAAAATCCCCCCAGTTAGCCGGGGTGTTTTTGGAAAGCTGGGCTTCGGGTGAAATAAGGAAATTGGCAACAACCATGGCGCCGTTGATGTTAGGGGTGTTGAAGGGTATGGCCGTAAAGTGATTATTGTAGATGCTGTTATGGTCCATGACAAAGGTACGAACGGTTGAAGGGTATTTGCCTTCCATGATCTTGTTGGCGGCATGGGCCTGGTAGTAGGACATATTGATATCCACCTCGCCCCGCTGGAAAAGAAGCTCCAGGGCCGTGCTGCCCTTGGGGTATGAGGTGCCCTGTTGCCAGAGATAGGGTTTTATCCGGTTCAGGTAAGTCCAGACAAGGGGGGATTTTTCAAGGTAGAGATCTTCGTCAAACCCATGCATGTATTGTTCATAACCGCCGGTGGTTGCGTAAAAGATCTGGCGGAGAAAGGCAGAACCTGTGAAGTCTGGCGGCTGGGCATAGGTAAACCTGCCCGGATGTCCGATCACCCACTCTTCAAGGGATGCCGTGCTGTCAAAGGGCCTTTCCATCTTTGCGCTGTCAAAAACAAAGACAAACTGGGCCTTGCCGTAGGGGACTTCATAGTTTTCAACGGGAAACCCAAAATCAAATTCAACGCTTTTGGGATCAATATATGCCTTGAAATTGGGCAGGCGGTCAGCAATGGGGCCGTAGAGAAGATCTGCCTGCCTGGCATTTTTGAAATTCTCACCATTGATCCATACAAGATCGATGGTACCCTTGCTTTTCCCGGCCTGTTTCTCCGTTAGAAGTTTGTTGACAAACACCTCTGCATCCATGGGCACCCGTTTGAGAACAATGTCGAATTGTTCCTTCACCTGTTTGGCCACATAGTCGTCAATCCAGGCGTTGATGGTGGCAGAACCGCCCCACATGTAAAAATTTACCTGGGTTCCCCGGGCCTTTACCAGGGCCTGGTCATGGGTAAGGGCCCCCTGTTGGGGCGTCTGTCTTTGGCAGGACAGGATCAAGAGAATCATCCCCAGCAGTAAAACTGTTTTTTTCATGGTTTTCTCCTCGTAGAATTCGATGGATCAAGAGATCAACCCTGTCTCCTGTTTGAAACCCGTTATAAAGGGTATGAACCTGGAACACGGCAGTGCCGCATTGCAAATGATAGCTGATGTTTGTTCCTAAAAAAACGATCTGGACGATCGTCCAATGGCCCTGGCTGTTGGAAGAAATTGTTGCCGCCTCGGCCCTGAAGTAATAATTTCCCGTGGAAAAATCCAGGTCTTCTCCTGACCCATTGTTTTTGATCGTCAGTTTCCCGGCAGTTTCCGGTGTCAGCCGGTTCACAGGGCCCAGAAAGGCTGCGGCCTCGATGGATAGGGGTTCATGAAATACCCGGTCCACCCGGTCAAACTGAACCAGCCGGTTGTCGAGCATGATGCCGATGCGGTCGGACATGCTGAAGGCCTCTTCCTGGTCATGCATTAC
Coding sequences:
- a CDS encoding response regulator, whose translation is MKILVIDDEKPTLAMFKLFLTAYGYEVHTAENGEQGLTRFKEILPGIVFTDLKMPGMDGIEVLRQIRQFNPESQVIIITGHGDMEKALEALDLDASDFINKPVERTALNAALERAEKRALLPGEQSFELNHVRSGTRIDIHLQGKLSGSEKKIFIGPWHSEPRQSITRINFWFDDLFSIDREGITLFMESLQQIRKRGIKIHMKGLSYNYLRFFQMAGMERMAVLETDPPEESGV
- a CDS encoding ATP-binding protein: MKFFNDLTLKNKIFISCLGFTLIVSILIALFTRSLLITSLTNELKTRGVGISQSIADSSRGFILTKNRPELTALAYDARLGNRKDIALYVLICDKAGRILAHTFTTGLPETFKYGMEKTDHSVESIVQMQVDRHWVFHVTVPVKEGIYTIGSVQMGLNQHHIDSLIARLRLLFLSFLSVVTIIFFFLSHRLSLHITKPISSLIQYMDQLTKGDFNIEAARNTSLAMEPGAGDDEISVLTNSFINMAAELKASTDKLRESRKKYHSLFQSGPNPIFVIQKPNFEILDANPKATELFGYESDELVGMSLLNLGDLEKHEFSKSYPIGQAIVLSSKVRFFKKNGDAVFVNIHACQAEYPGRDVIIVATTDITELVEKDSLLIQASKMTNLEKMSAGIAHEINQPLNAIKMGSEYLCMMNEQNRAVKPADLTMVLTEISAQVTRASEIVGRLKTFSRKADFSRDPIDLNQCVKSVHKIIGRQIALQNIDITLCLDNFLPKIMAHNNRMEQVIFNLITNARDAINERVETQMDIKQGKIEISSFSHGQMVALTVTDNGIGIKPGQMDNIFDSFFTTKEMGEGMGLGLPIIQGIIRDYNGTISVESTPLTGTSFKILFPAQIQNHPQRTSQQ
- a CDS encoding ABC transporter substrate-binding protein; its protein translation is MIQRLGILLVFMVILGCTRGEDILSPGENQTGITTDEIRIGSSLALGGHAGYLGTHMLHGAMAYINHINETGGIHGRKINLIALDDGYDPARCLYNTQQLIAEHGVFSLFCYVGTPTTVRIIPLVNEAKIPLLGMLTGANRLREPFNRFLINSRASYYQEISAAVDLMVKKYQFDRVAVFYQYDEYGLDGLRGAEIALKQYDLIPVAKGTYVRGTIDVETGLEQIAASKAQAVVMIGTYDSCARFIQLARIQQFAPLFYNVSFVGSKELARRLGPLGEGVLVTQVVPPPHALEDGMALPGVKDYMEMLKRYYPSSLPSFVGLEGYINAKILVRGLELSGRELTRKKFINAIESIHEFDLGIQNPLSFARDDHQGLDRVYFTQIKQGRLVLFP
- a CDS encoding TIGR04282 family arsenosugar biosynthesis glycosyltransferase; translated protein: MENKDQPTSMENLLIVFIKYPEPGRVKTRLGRKIGYKRSALVYEELVKQQILDLTCDRLWETPANALHSETFHCSLDKGTTLHSGPAGYDLACYVDDSRPIDQYRLKFGSNLNFFVQKGRDLGERMARAIEESFDRQYSRVILMGSDIPLVNAWDVNLFFNHLVNDQMVIGPARDGGYYMIGCQRGISVLPLFENMEWSTPDVFKTTLARASGLTVKIEKTWFDIDTPEDLKLYQGLLKTGKGFANTDLANP
- a CDS encoding TIGR04283 family arsenosugar biosynthesis glycosyltransferase, coding for MDLNTKQPISLTAIVPVLHEADIDLFLCDLVEQTKHREMEIIVVDGDPEGSTIGRISKAQTTWPAIKKITASRGRALQQNAGAAMARGDVLLFLHADTRLPRDFHGLIVETLAQGFSGGAFDLHIDSSHPLIKLISKIASFRSRITKIPYGDQAIFLKKELFNRIHGFDEIPLMEDIALMQKIKKSGEPFKILPQKVSTSARRWINQGICWTMVRNPIIAMLYYLGVPPRILIKFY
- a CDS encoding ABC transporter permease is translated as MTRDKTKVMLIWTLFVLPLVVLALYSFAGRWAFPSLLPDTMDLRTLVYLKKNAISILTSMGSSFLYSMAAVFMSIVYSLLPASVLSRSNFPGQRLVESLLLAPAVLPVMTFSIGVHMIFIRLGLADTHLGVALILSIYSYPYMLRALMAGYATIDPDALACARNLGAGSRQILWEIEIPQLLPALVAGGSIVFLVAFSDYFLVFLIGGGSVPSYSGYLFPFLNSTDWSLASALTLLSLVPPLLLFLVLDLTLARLYRRWI
- a CDS encoding ABC transporter permease, with amino-acid sequence MVPYLKLLPALLPFVVFFVGGIGVTLFQSFGMMNPLVHYDSIWAAYKIIITHGHFTLSILFSLYVALVSSFLAIVIGTVLAYTIWKLPPAMAVKTMVYKIPIILPHIAVAFITMIFLSRSGIISSICHSLGIISGIQEFPNLIFSRYGIGEIAAYTAKECSFVTLMAMSVLVKFDRRYLETARQLGAGRMRIFFLVVLPQLREILVTTFLILFIYSFGAFEIPYILGTANPGMLSLQVYNYYFMHDLSERPVAMALLVIMFLICALLAVVYFQISYKLGHKHNGSDA
- a CDS encoding ABC transporter substrate-binding protein is translated as MKKTVLLLGMILLILSCQRQTPQQGALTHDQALVKARGTQVNFYMWGGSATINAWIDDYVAKQVKEQFDIVLKRVPMDAEVFVNKLLTEKQAGKSKGTIDLVWINGENFKNARQADLLYGPIADRLPNFKAYIDPKSVEFDFGFPVENYEVPYGKAQFVFVFDSAKMERPFDSTASLEEWVIGHPGRFTYAQPPDFTGSAFLRQIFYATTGGYEQYMHGFDEDLYLEKSPLVWTYLNRIKPYLWQQGTSYPKGSTALELLFQRGEVDINMSYYQAHAANKIMEGKYPSTVRTFVMDHNSIYNNHFTAIPFNTPNINGAMVVANFLISPEAQLSKNTPANWGDFTVLDMEKLPTEARQNFDKLDLGDATLDIDLLNRNAVPEIPSEYLTRLETDWQRFVLGK